From one Sesamum indicum cultivar Zhongzhi No. 13 linkage group LG13, S_indicum_v1.0, whole genome shotgun sequence genomic stretch:
- the LOC105176071 gene encoding polygalacturonase-like translates to MAINFITILFFLPLLAININAQGPMTYDITKYGAKSGGDISQALMDAWKEACNSTSPSTIVIPRGTWSLSQVKLLGPNKAPLELQVQGTLQANPGQLPNKEGEWITINYVNYFTLSGGGVFDGRGQEAWKQNDCHKNKNCAKLPMNLSFNFVNNSIIRDVTTKDSKNFHVNCISSHNVTFLRFTVSAPGDSPNTDGIHLGRDTMINIKDSIIKTGDDCVSIGDESKEIHIQNVTCGPGHGISVGSLGGYAEEKDVQGIYVTNCTFIGTTNGVRVKTWPSAPATLTVSDLHFEDLIMDNVSSPIIIDQEYCPHNLCKKDRPSSIKISNVSIKNVRGTTNTAEAVTFICSGLKPCENVEVGDIDLTYNGNQGPITTKCANVKPKFVGKQNPPVCATTAKSA, encoded by the exons ATGGCAATAAACTTCATTAccattctcttctttttgcCTTTATTGGCAATAAATATTAACGCTCAGGGGCCAATGACATATGATATCACAAAATATGGTGCAAAATCTGGTGGAGATATCAGTCAG GCTCTAATGGACGCTTGGAAGGAGGCATGCAATTCAACTTCCCCAAGCACAATAGTGATACCACGAGGAACCTGGTCTCTTAGTCAAGTGAAATTATTAGGCCCCAATAAGGCCCCTCTCGAGCTTCAAGTCCAAGGAACCTTGCAAGCCAATCCAGGTCAATTGCCTAATAAAGAAGGGGAATGGATTACTATCAATTATGTCAATTATTTCACCCTTTCTGGTGGTGGAGTTTTTGATGGTCGAGGACAGGAAGCCTGGAAGCAAAACGATtgccacaaaaataaaaattgcgcCAAGCTTCCTATG AATCTTAGCTTCAATTTCGTGAACAACTCCATAATTCGTGATGTGACCACGAAAGATAGCAAGAATTTCCACGTGAATTGTATATCGAGCCATAATGTCACGTTCCTCCGATTCACAGTTTCAGCCCCTGGAGATAGCCCAAACACTGATGGTATCCATCTGGGTCGTGACACGATGATCAATATCAAAGATTCCATCATAAAAACAGGAGATGATTGTGTCTCAATTGGAGACGAGAGCAAAGAAATTCACATCCAGAATGTAACTTGTGGTCCAGGACACGGTATTAGCGTTGGAAGCCTTGGTGGGTATGCAGAAGAAAAGGATGTGCAAGGGATATATGTGACAAATTGCACCTTTATTGGCACAACAAATGGCGTCAGGGTGAAGACATGGCCCTCTGCCCCAGCAACGTTGACTGTCAGTGATTTGCATTTTGAAGATTTAATCATGGATAATGTTAGCAGTCCCATTATCATTGATCAAGAATATTGTCCACACAATCTTTGCAAAAAAGAt AGACCATCATCTATTAAGATCAGTAATGTCAGCATTAAGAACGTACGGGGCACGACAAATACTGCAGAGGCGGTGACGTTTATTTGCAGTGGTCTTAAGCCATGCGAGAATGTAGAGGTGGGTGACATTGATCTTACATATAATGGAAATCAAGGTCCTATCACCACCAAATGTGCCAATGTCAAACCCAAATTTGTCGGCAAGCAGAATCCACCAGTGTGTGCCACTACTGCCAAGTCTGCTTAA